Part of the Desulfomonilaceae bacterium genome, TTTGGCTGCGGTTGAAGCTGGAGTTAGACAGGTTGAATGCACGATCAATGGAATCGGTGAAAGAGCTGGCAACGCTTCTCTGGAAGAAATAGTGATGGCTTTGCAAACAAGGCGAGATCATTTCGGGCTAAGGACGAATATCATCACGGAGCAAATTTTCCATACAAGCCGTCTGGTGACCACGATCACTGGAATTCCAGTACAACCGAACAAGGCTATTGTTGGCGCAAACGCTTTTGCGCATGAATCGGGAATACATCAAGATGGGGTAATTAAAGAACGCTCGACATATGAAATTATTGACCCCGAATCCGTCGGCATATCCAAGTCCTCACTAGTATTGGGAAAGCATTCAGGCCGGCATGCCTTCCGGGAGAGAATGCAGGCCCTTGGGTATTATCTGACGGAAGAGGAGATAAATCTAACGTTCAAAAGATTCAAGGACTTGGCTGATCGTAAGAAAACGGTCTTTGACGAAGATCTCGAAGCGATAGTGGCTGAGGAGGTGCTTCGAACAGCCGAGACCTACAAATTGCTGTCAGTCACAATTATGGGTGGTTCTGACGTTGTTCCGACCGCGACTGTCCGTATGATTGTTGATGGGGACGAATGTCATGGGGCCGAGCTTGGTAACGGTCCTGTTGACGCGACCTATAACGCTATCATAAGATTGACAGGTCGGAGGCCAAAATTACTACGGTTTGCCATTAGCAGTATCACAGGTGGTACTGATGCATTAGGAGAGGCCTCAATCAGGTTGGAAGAAGACGGTAACGTAGCGGTGGGAAAGGGGGCTCACGAGGACATATTGGTAGCTTCAGCAAAGGCCATGGTAAACGCTTTGAATCGTTTAGCGTATATGTCCAGGAGTCCTCATCCTTCAGT contains:
- a CDS encoding 2-isopropylmalate synthase yields the protein MTDQVWIFDTTLRDGEQSPGATMNQHEKLQLARQLERLGVDIIEAGFPASSEGDKEAVRRIASEIKNSRVVGLSRSVAEDIEAAWSAVEKANKPGIHTFIATSDIHLKHKLKMDRNEVLDRAAKAVKLASSLCDWVEFSCEDATRSDRNFLCQVIETAIREGAKTINVPDTVGYSYPSEISELVKFLRSNVKGIENIILSIHCHDDLGLAVANSLAAVEAGVRQVECTINGIGERAGNASLEEIVMALQTRRDHFGLRTNIITEQIFHTSRLVTTITGIPVQPNKAIVGANAFAHESGIHQDGVIKERSTYEIIDPESVGISKSSLVLGKHSGRHAFRERMQALGYYLTEEEINLTFKRFKDLADRKKTVFDEDLEAIVAEEVLRTAETYKLLSVTIMGGSDVVPTATVRMIVDGDECHGAELGNGPVDATYNAIIRLTGRRPKLLRFAISSITGGTDALGEASIRLEEDGNVAVGKGAHEDILVASAKAMVNALNRLAYMSRSPHPSVRL